From one Brachypodium distachyon strain Bd21 chromosome 4, Brachypodium_distachyon_v3.0, whole genome shotgun sequence genomic stretch:
- the LOC100836084 gene encoding uncharacterized protein LOC100836084: MSTAVAEAFAPYGFPGSGTKKGDHGKVMLPGKKMSDGFFIEEEEEEAQEVLTETESSSIGAPSPSSSSIGENSSSEAGEAEEEEEVESKLKVESGLGCLEALEDSLPIKNGLSSFYAGKSKSFTSLAEAAAQEAVKELAKPENPFNKRRRILASWSRRASCSSLATATYLPPLLGPDHALHEGDEGEEDDDDEYSGEDSDEQSRQHRGKNGREAPALPPPRLSAHAQQQQPMGAARKNGSFRSPRSYSLSDLRNSGGASYNQ, translated from the exons ATgtcgacggcggtggcggaggcgttCGCGCCCTACGGCTTCCCCGGATCGGGGACGAAGAAGGGCGACCACGGCAAGGTGATgctgccggggaagaagatgagcgACGGGTTCTTcatagaggaggaagaggaggaggcgcaggAGGTGCTGACTGAGACTGAGAGCTCGTCGATcggcgcgccgtcgccgtccagcTCGTCCATCGGGGAGAACTCCTCGtcggaggccggcgaggcggaggaagaagaagaggtggagAGCAAGCTCAAGGTGGAATCTGGGCTCGGCTGCTTGGAAGCCCTGGAGGACTCCTTACCCATCAA GAACGGGCTGTCCAGCTTCTACGCCGGCAAGTCCAAGTCCTTCACGAGcctggcggaggcggcggcgcaggaagCCGTGAAGGAGCTCGCCAAGCCGGAGAACCCGTTCAACAAGCGCCGCCGCATCCTGGCCTCCTGgtcgcgccgcgcctcctgcAGCTCCCTCGCCACGGCCACCTACTTGCCCCCGCTCCTCGGCCCCGACCACGCGCTCCACGAGGGGGACGAaggcgaagaagacgacgacgacgagtaCTCCGGCGAGGACTCCGACGAGCAATCGCGGCAGCACCGCGGCAAGAACGGAAGGGAGGCGCCGgcattgccgccgccgaggctgaGCGCGcacgcgcagcagcagcagccgatgGGCGCCGCGAGGAAGAACGGATCCTTCAGGTCCCCGAGGTCCTACTCGCTGTCTGATCTTCGAAATAGCGGTGGCGCTAGTTATAATCAGTAG
- the LOC100837514 gene encoding histone-lysine N-methyltransferase 2D, translated as MASFADEEALPALPPINTAPLLMPPSPPAADPSRETTTATTQESAEERDPSTPKSEESKIRPAAECPPAPRKPALATAPRLSAVKRKWRPSSTGTTRVCVAVPRDLSTVFRSMPMRPPPEKRIRAS; from the coding sequence ATGGCTTCTTTCGCCGACGAAGAAGCCCTACCCGCTCTTCCGCCGATCAACACGGCGCCTCTGCTCATGCccccctcgccgcccgccgctgatCCGTCACgggagacgacgacggcgacgacgcaGGAGTCGGCGGAGGAACGAGATCCGTCGACGCCCAAGTCGGAGGAGAGCAAGattcggccggcggcggagtgcCCGCCAGCGCCGCGGAAGCCGGCGCTCGCGACGGCGCCTCGGCTGTCGGCGGTGAAGCGGAAGTGGCGGCCGTCGTCGACGGGGACGACGCGGGTGTGCGTCGCCGTCCCGCGAGACCTCTCCACGGTGTTCCGGTCGATGCCcatgcggccgccgcccgagaAGCGGATCCGGGCGTCGTGA